The Phycisphaerae bacterium sequence TCAGCCCGGTATGCACGGGCCGGCGGGCGAGTGGAAAATTCTCCAGCGCGCGGACCGTGTAGACGCCGTAGAGCGCACCGGCGGGTACCGTTTTTTCGCCCAGCAAGTCGGGTTCGGTACGGAAGTCGGTCATGGGGCTCCCGCGGACGCGCACCCTAGAAGTACAGGTCCCGCTGCTCCGTCGTGCGAATCTTCTCCAACCGCGCGAGCAGCTCCTGCTTCAGCGCGCCGTCCTCGAGCTTCGCCACCTCGGCCGCGATGAGCTTCTCGCCAGCGGCGCGGGTCTCCGGCGTCGCGTAATCGACCAGGTACTCCAGCGCGGTCGTCAGCGCGTTGGGCGTGCAGAAGCGCTTGATGAAACCGGGGATGGCGAACTCCATGAAATGCTCGCCGGTGCGGCCGAGCCGATAGCACGCCGTGCAGAAGCTGGGGATGTAGCCGTCCGTGATCAACTCGCGCATGACTTCGTCGAGCGAGCGGATGTCGCCCAGCTCGAACTGTTCGCGCTGCAGGCACTGGGCGTCGCCGGCCTCCGTGTACCCGCCGAGCTCGATGCGCGTGCCGGCGTCGATCTGCGAGACGCCGAAAGCCATCAGCTCGCGGCGCAGGGCAGCGGGCTCGCGGGCGGTCAGGATCAGGCCGGTGTAAGGGACCGCGAGTCGCAGGATGGCCACGAGACGCTTGAAGTGCTCGTCGCTCACAAACCAGCGCTCGGGCAAATTGACCCCGGCCGCCGGCCGCACGCGCGGGAAGCTGATCGTGTGCGGGCCGACGCCGTAGCGCTGCTGCAGATACAACGCGTGCGACACCAGCCCCAGCACCTCGAAGCGCCAGTCATAGAGACCGAACAGCGCGCCCACGCCGACGTCGTCGATGCCGGCCTCCTGCGCCCGTGAGAGCGCGTCCAGCCGGTACATGTAATGTCCCTTGCGCGTGTTCTGCGGGTGCATCGCCGCAAACGTGGCGTGATGATACGTCTCCTGGAAGACCTGGAACGTGCCGATGCGGGCTTCCTTGACCCGGCGGAAGCCCGCCACGTCGAACGGGGCGGCGTTGATGTTCACCCGGCGAATCTCGCCATGGCCGACTTTCACGCTGTAGACGGTCTGCACACAATCGTGGATGAAGTTTGCGTCGTAGCGCGGGTGTTCGCCGAACACGAGAATCAGCCGTTTGTGGCCGCGGTTCTCGAGCGCGGTCACCTGTTGGCGGATCTCGTCCTGGCTCAGCGTGCGGCGGACTTCGTCACGGTTGGAATTCCGGAAGGCACAATAGAGGCAGTCATTGACGCAGGCGTTGCCGATGTACAACGGCGCGAACAGCACGATGCGGTTGCCGTACACGTCGCGCTTGAGCTGCCGGGCGGCCGCGAAGATTTCCTCGACCAGCTCGGGCTCATCCGCGTTGAGCAGCACCGCCGTCTCGGCCGTGGTCAGCGCGGTTTTGGCAAGGCTCTTGGCGATGACGTCGCGCACCTGGCTGCGCGTGGAGCGCGGCTGCGCGAGCAGGTCGCCGAGTGCGGCCTCGTCGATGAAATCCGTAGCCCCCTGGCTCAGGGTCAGTTCACACAAACTACTCATGCGGGTTCCTTCCAGCCGCCGGGTCCGCGTGCAGCCGTCGCGCGCGATGACTCAGCGATTCGCCCGGGCCGACGCCGATCGTGCGGCCCAGATCGTGGATACGGCGTGTCAGATAGCCGTGGTACTGCTCGGCCGTCTCGTACAGACAAGCTTTGGCCGGGTAGATTTCGTACAGGCAGCGATACTTCGGTGGAGTCACGTTCGGCATGATGACGTTCGCACCGCGTTGCAGGCCGAGCTCGCGACCATTCTCGCGATTGAGCGTCGCCAGGGCCGTCGTGCTGGGGATATTGGCCCGCGGGCAGAGCAGCCGCGTCAGGGCGACGACCTTGTAGGTCATCAATTCCGTGTTCGGCACCTGCTCGGCATCGTGGGCACCGTGGGCGGCCGCGCCGGTCTGGCCGAGCGGCGTATCCGGGTGCGGCAGGTACGGCCCGACCCCGATCATGTCCAGCTCGAGGTCATGGAACAGCTCCAGGTCGTTGGCCAGGTCGTCATAGGTTTGCGACGGCAACCCGATCATCACCCCGCTGCCGACTTCGTAGCCCATCGTCCGCAGCGCGGCGAGCAGCGCGAGCCGGTCGGAGCAGCACCCGGGCCGCGGCGGGTGAATGCGCTCGAAGAGCGCCGCGTTCGAGGTCTCGAACCGCAGCAGGTAGCGGTCCGCGCCGGCCGCGCGCCACGCGGCGAACTCAGCCGGCTCCCGTTCCCCCAGGCTCAAGGTAACCGCCAGCGGCGTCTCGGCCTTGATCCGTCGGACCAGGTCGGCGACCCAGCGCGTGGTGAGCCGTGGATCTTCGCCGGACTGCAGGACGACCGTGCCGTAGCCGAACGTCGCGGCCTGGCGGGCGCAGGCCAGGATTTCGTCCGCCGTCATGCGGTAGCGGCCGATGTTCGTGTTCGGGCCGCGCAGGCCGCAGTAGGCGCACTTGCGCATGCAGTGGTTCGAGATCTCGACGAGCCCGCGCAGGTGCACCGCGTCGCCGACGTGTTCGCGGCGGACGGTGTCGGCGCGGGCCCAGAGGGCGCTGAGCTGCGGCTCGTCAGTCGCGCGCAGCCAATGGAGGATTTCGGGGCGTTCCATCGTCGGTCGGCGGCGGCTTGAAATCCCGTTGGAGCACGACGGTAAATGTGCTGCCCACGTCCGGCTGGCTGGTGACGGCCACGTCGCCGCCATACATGAGCACCAGCTTCTTCACTAATGATAGTCCCAGGCCGCTGCCCAGGATGTCACGGGTCTTGTCGTTCTTGATGCGCACGAAGTCATTGAACAGCTTGGCGGCCTCGTCCGGCAACAGGCCAATGCCGGTATCGCTGACCGCCAGCGTCACGCGCTGGTCGTCGCAATGGAGCTTGACGTCCACGCGGCCGCCGTCGCGGTTGTACTTCACCGCGTTGGACAGCAGGTTGTTGAAGATGATCTCGATCTCGCCGCGGTCCGCGGTCATCGGCACCGGTTCGCCGGGGTGCAACTCGAGGGTCACGTGGTGGTCGGCGGCGACCGGCCGAACGGTGTCGAGCGCCTGGCGGGCGATCTCGCGCACGTCGACGCGCGTGAGTTCGCGGCGCTTCTGTCCGGACTCGATCCGCGTCATGTCGAGCAAGTCGAGGATCAGCTTCCGCATGCCGTCGCTGCGCGTCAGGCAGCGCTGGATCGCTACGTCGTAGGCCGCGATGTCGCCGCCCAGCGCGCGGTCGCGCATGATGTTGAGGTAGCCCTCGATCGCGGCAAGCGGCGCCTTCAATTCGTGCCCGAGCACCGAGATGAACTCGAACCGCACGCGGCGCTTCTCGGCCGCCAGCTTGCGCGCCTGCCGCTGCATCACCAGGTGCCCGGCCGCCTTGCGGATCGTCTCCTTCAGCTCGTCGGGCGTGAAGGGCTTGGCCAGGAAGTCGAAGGCCCCGGACTTGGTGGCCCGGATCGCCGTCTCCAGCGTGGCGAACGCGGTGATCATGATCGTGAGCACGTCGCGTTCCTGGCGCCGCAGGTGCTCAAGCACTTCGACGCCCGACATGCCGCCCATCTTGTGGTCGAGCAGCATGATGTCGGGGGAGCGCACGGTGAGCAGCGCCAGGGCTTCTTCGCCGCTGGAGGCCTGCTCGATGTCGAAGCACACCTCGCCCTCGACGTCCGGCAGGTGGACCTTGAACGGCCGCAGCGCGCGGGTGACCGCGTGCCGCATCCCGGCCTCGTCGTCGACCACCAGCACGCGCAGCGTGTCCATCAGTTGCGGTCCTTCAGCAGGCGTTGCATCTCACGCTGCAACTGCTCGAAACGCACGGGCTTGGCGAGCACGCTGTCCGCCTTGATCCAGGCCCGTTCCTCGTCCGTCTCCGCGTCGAAGCTCAGCCCCGTCGTGCCGCTCACGGCCGTCACCACGATCACCGGGATGGCCGGGTCCAGCCGCTTCACGTGATAGCACAGGCTGAAGCCGGCATCCGGATCTTCCATCATCAGATCGACGAGCACCAAATCCGGCTTCCGCTGCGCCAGCACGTCCCGCGCCGCGCGGGCCGTCTCCACCGTCTCGACCGTGAAGTCGGCCGCCTCCAGCTGCAGCCGCATCTGGGTCAGGAAATCCACGTCGTCGTCAACCACCAAGATTGTACTGGCCATGTCGAACTCTCGTCCGCCGCTGCCGGCGTAAATCCCCTGCGCACACCTCACTGACCCTGCGCCGGACGTTGCCGTGGCAAGATCACCGTAAACGTCGTGCCCGTGGGGCCCACGGCCGGGTCGGCGTTGGACTCCACGCGAATATCGCCCTGGTGCATCTTCACGATGCCATACGTCACGGACAGGCCCAGCCCGGTGCCCTTGCCTGCCCCCTTGGTCGTGAAGAACGGCTCGAAGACCTTCTTGCGGTGCTCCGGCGGGATGCCGATCCCCGTGTCCGCCACCTGGATGCGCACCTCGCGCTCGTGCCCGCCCGTCCGCAGGGTCAGGCAGCCGCCGTCCGGCATGGCGTCGATCGCGTTGTTGACCAGGTTGGTGAGCACCTGGGCGACCTGATCGCGGTCGATCTCGGCCCGCATATCCTCGTCCTCGTGCTCGAACTGCACCTTGACATTGGACGGCAGGCGCAGCATGCGCACTGTCTTCTCGACGAGGACCGGCACGTTGGTGGCCCGTGCCTCGACCTTGTTCTTGCGTGCGAACTGCAGCAGGCCCGACACGATCTTGCGGCAGCGCTCCGCCTCGGTGGCCATCAGCGCCAGGTCCTCGCGCTGCGGGCTGTCCGGGCCGAGCTCCTCCAGCAGTGTGTGCGAGAGCATCAGCACGGTGCCCAGCGGGTTGTTCACCTCGTGCGCGATCCCCGCCGCAAGCTGCCCCATGCTGGCGAGCTTCTCGGACTGCATGAGCGCTTCCTGGGTGCTGGCCAGCCGCTCGTTCGAGACCGCCAAGTCCTTGCAGGCGATCTTGAGCTGCTCGATCGTGTAGGGTAGGCACATTTCGTTTTCGGCCAGGCCCTTGTAGATCGCGACCGCGTGGGCGCGGCAGGTTTCATAGCCGCACGCCCCGCAGTTCAACTCGTCCTCGGGCTCGAGCTTGCCCATACGGGCCATGATCTCCGCCAGCTCGCCCTCGGACGGAATTGCGATCCGCTGATCGTGCGGCGTGAAGGTCCGGCGGAGGTTCAGGTCACTCAGAATCGACCAGTGCTCGTGCCAGCGCTCGCGGTCCACGTCCGCCATGCGCTGCTGCGCATAGCGCCCGACCTGCGATCGGCGGCTGAAGAGCGGGGCGGCGCTGCTGGTGCCCGGGCCCATGATGCACCCGTTGCAGCAGAGCACTTCCAGCAGCCGGGCTTCCAGGTCGCCCCCCTCAAATTCCTTAATCGCCTCGACGAACTCGCTGCGGCCGTCGGCCGCGACCACGTCGCCCGTCAGCAGGTCCTCCGGCAACTGCGCCGCCTGCAGGATCCCGCGGCTGATGGGAAACAGGACCCCCACGCCGGCATGGGGCGGGTTGAAATCGCTGGGCGTGACCGATTCGGGCTTGAGCGCGTGGTGGCGCAGCATCTCGCGCAGCTCGATGAACGTCAGCACCGCGTCCACTTCGCCGGCAATCGGCGCGCTGTGCGCCTCGCCCTTCTTGGCGATGCACGGGCCGATGAACACGATCCGCAGGTCGTCACCGTAGAGCCGCCGCAGGGCCCGCGCCGTCGCGACCATGGGCGAGACGATCGGCGCGAGCATGGGCACCAAGTCCGGGTGATAGCGCTCGACATAGCCGATGATGGCCGGGCAGGTCGTGGCGATGAAGCGCTTGCCCTTGGCCTCGCGCAACAGGCGCTGGTACTCGGCGGCCACCAGATCGGCCCCGAAGCCGACCTCGTTGACCAGCTCGAAGCCGAGCGCCCGCACCATCCCGACGAGAAACTCGTAGCCGATCTCGCTGAACTCCGCCGGGAAGCTCGGGGCGATGATCGCGGCCACCCGGGCGTCCGATTGCAGCAGCTTCTCGACGAGCTCGATCTCGTCCAGGACTTTCTTGGCCTGCTGGCTGCACACACGCACGCAGTTGCCACAGCCGATGCAGCGGTCGACCAGCACCTCGGCCTGGCCGTTGGCGATGCGGATCGCCTTCGCGGGACATTCGCGCACGCAGGTGTAGCAGAGCCGGCAGCGCTCCTTGATCGTCGTGACCAGCGGTGCACTCGGGGGATCCATCGGACTCCTTCAGCGAGCCGGAAGACCGGCGGGCAGGCTGGCCGCAGCGCCGGGTGCGCGGCCCGGCGCCACCCTACATGCCAAACCCATCATCGCACAACCTCGCGTACATGATAATGCGTGTGCAGCAATTCGTGGCTCTTTTCACCGAGCGGCGCGCCCAGGAATTCCTCGTACAGCCGCTGGACAGACCGGTTGCCGTGGGCCGTCCGGACCGGCGCGTCCCGGTCGATCCTGTACAGCGCCTCCATGCGGGCCCGAACCTTGGCTGGGTTGGTCCCGATCGGTTGCCCGCCGCCCGCGATGCACCCGCCCGGGCAGGTCATCACTTCGACAAAATGCAGGTTGTGCCGGTCGGCGCGAATCTGGTCAAGCAGGCGGCCGGCGTTGGCCAGCCCGCTCACCACGGCGACATTCACGTCCAGGTCGCCGATGCGAACCGTCGCCTGTTTCACACCGTCCAGCCCGCGCACCGCCTTCAACTTCAGGTCCGGCAGTTCCGCGCCCGTCAGCATGAAGTGCGCCGTCCGGACCGCCGCCTCCATCACGCCGCCGGTCGCGCCGAACAGCTTGCCGGCCGAGCTGCGCTCGCCGAACGGCGTGTCGGCGGTCTCCGGGGCGAGTCGCTCGATGTCCAAGCTGCGCAGACGGATGATGCGGGCCAGCTCGCGCGTGGTGAGCACGGCGTCGATGTCGGGCAGCCCGTCGCGGCCCAGCTCGACGCGCCCAGCCTCGAACTTCTTGGCCGTGCAGGGCATCACCGCCACGCTGAAGATCCTGGTCGGGTCGAGGCCTTCGCGCTCGGCATAAAAGCTCTTGATCAGCGCCCCCAGCATCTGCTGCGGGCTCTTGCAGCTCGACAGGTTGCCGACGAAGTCCGGGTGGAACTCCTCGACGTACTTGATCCAGCCCGGCGAGCAGCTCGTCAGGAGGGGCAGCCGGCCGCCGGTCCTGATCCGGTGCGCCAGCTCGGAGGCCTCTTCCATCACGGTCAGGTCGGCGCTGAAGGAGGTTTCAAAGACGCGCTCGAAGCCCAGCCGGCGCAGCGCGGCGGTCATCTTGCCGCACACGTCGGTGCCGGGCTTGAGGCCGAACTCCTCGGCCAGCGTGACCGACACCGCCGGGGCGTGCTGCACGACCACGTGGATGTCCGGGTGGTTGAGGGCGTCGAGCACCTCCTTGATGTGGCTCTGCTCGGTCAGGGCGCCGGTCGGGCACGCCAGGATGCACTGGCCGCAGTTGATGCAGCTCGAGACGTTGAGCCCCTGGTCGAAGGCGGTGCCGACGTGGGCGTGGCTGCCGCGCTTGAGGAAGTCGATGGCGGCGACGCCCTGGATTTCCTCGCACACCCGCACGCACTTGCCGCACAGGATGCACTTGGCGGGGTCGCGCACGATGGACGCGCTGGACATGTCGGCGTGGTACTGGCGGTGGTTGCCGAAGTAGCGCCGCTGGCGCACGCCTAGCTCGGCCGCGAGGCTCTGGAGCTGGCAGTTGTTGTTGCGCACGCAGTACAGGCAGTCATCCGGATGGTTCGCGAGCAGCAGCTCGACAATGGTCTTCCGCGCCCGCACGGCGCGCGGCGAGTGCGTCTGGACCTTCATGCCGGGCGCGACCGGGAACGCACAGCTAGGGACGAGATTGCGCTGCCCCTCGACCTCGACGACGCACAGCCGGCACGCGCCCGTGGGCGTCAGATGCTCGAGGTTGCACAGGGTGGGCACGTTGATGCCGGCGCGGCGCATCGCCGTCAGCAGCGACTCGCCGGGCTCGGCCTGGATGGGACGATTATTGACTTCAAGTGTAATCACGACTTGCTCCACGCCTCATTCGGCCACGACGGCTTCCAGACGGCACGACTGCACGCACGAGCCGCAGCCGATGCACTTCTCCGCGACGATGTAGTGCGGACTCTTGGGGGCGCCCTTGATGGCGTCGGCCGGACAGTGCTTGATGCACACGCCACAACCCTTGCACTTGGCCGGATCGATCCGGTAGTGCAGCAGCTCGGCGCACACGCCGGCCGGGCAGCGACGCTCGTAAATGTGGGCTTCGTATTCGTCGCGGAACCAGCGTAGCGTGCTCAGCACGGGGTTGGGCGCGGACTGCCCCAGTCCACACAGGCTCGTGTCCTGGATGACGCCGGCCAGCCGGTTCAGGTACATCACGCCCTTGAAGCGCTCCAGGGCGGCATAGCCGGTCTCGTTCCGCCGCGCGCGCGTGATCGACTTGAGGATCTCGAGCATGTGCCGCGTGCCTTCGCGGCAGGGGATGCACTTGCCGCAGCTCTCGCGCTGGATGAAGTCCATGAAGAACTTCGCGACGTCGACCATGCAGTTGTCTTCGTCCATGACCACCAGGCCGCCCGAGCCCATCATCGCCCCGACGGTCTTCAGCGACTCGTAGTCGATCTGGATGTCGAGGTGCTGCTCCGGAATGCAGCCCCCCGACGGCCCGCCGATCTGCGCCGCCTTGAACGCCTTTCCGACCGGCGGCCCGCCGCCAATGTCGCAGATAATCTGCCGCATCGTCGTGCCCATCGCGACTTCGACCAGGCCGGTGCGCTGCACCTTGCCCGACAGCGCGAACACCTTCGTGCCCTTGCTCGTCGGCGTCCCCACGGCGGCAAACGCGGCGGCGCCCATGGTGATCAGCGTCGGCAGGTTCGCCAGCGTCTCGACGTTGTTGATCACCGTCGGCTTGCCGAACAAGCCGCTCACCGCCGGGAACGGCGGGCGCGGCCGCGGCATGCCGCGCCGACCTTCGACGCTGTTGATCAGGGCCGTCTCTTCGCCACAGACAAACGCGCCGGCGCCCTGCTTGAGCACAATCTCCAGGTTCGAGCCGCTGCCCAGGACGTTCTCGCCGATCAAGCCGTACGCCCTGGCCTGCTCGATGGCGCGCGTGAGCAACTGGATCGCCAATGGGTACTCGGCGCGGATGTACACGTACGCCTTCGTGGCGCCGATCGCGTACGCCGCGATGCCGATGCCCTCGACCAGCCGGTGCGGATCGCCCTCGATCACGGCGCGGTCCATGAACGCGCCGGGGTCGCCTTCGTCCGCGTTGCAGATCAGGTACTTCTGGTAGCCGGGCGTGCCCAGCGCAATCCGCCACTTGCGGCCGGTCGGAAAGCCGCCGCCGCCGCGACCGCGCAGCCCGCTCTGCTCGACCGCGTCGCACAGCTCGGTGCGGGTCATGTGGTGGAGCACGTGGGCGAAGGCGCGATACCCCCCGCGCGCCAGGTACTCATCAATGCTCTGCGGATCCACCTGCCCGCAGTTCGCCAGCACCCAGCGCGTCTGCGGCCGGAAGAACGGGTGCTCATCGAGGTATGGCACATCGGGCCACGGCTGCAGCGCGGGCGGTGTGTCGTCCGCGGCCGGCGTCGGCGGGCGGAATTGCCCCAGCACTTCGTCTGCCGGGATCCGGTTGGCCAGCACCTCGTCGAGCAGCTTGGCGACCCGGTCGGCCGTCACGTGCGTGAAGCCGACGCGCGTCCGCCCGGGGAGTTGCACGTCCAGCAGTGGCTCGCCGGAGCACATCCCGATGCAACCCACCTCGACGATGTCGGCGTCAAGCTGGTGTTCAGCCACATACGTCCGCGCGGCCGCCAGAGTCTTCGCGGCCCCGGCTCCCAGACCGCAGGTACCCGCTCCAATGTAGATCGTCGGGCGCTCCACGCGGTCACGCCGTAAGAGTGCAAGTCGCGCCGCGCGCGCCGGGTTGGTGCCATCGTGGCGACCGCCATGGCCATTGTGACCGTTGTGGCCATTGCGGCCGCACAGCATCTCCAGCACTTCCTGCGGGCGCATGCCCGGCGCCCGCGCGGCGGCATGATCGGTTTGCGGAGCGTCGCTGTTGCTACTTATCATGATTCGCATCACCCTTGCTGTACTGCTTGAGAATCTTGCGCACGCTGTCCGGGGTCACACCGGCGTGGAAATCGCCGTTGACCGTCACGACCGGTGCCAGGCCGCACGCGCCGATGCAGGCCACGACCTCGAGACTGTGCACGCCGTCCCGCGTCGTCTGCCCCGGCTCGATCTTCAGGTTCTGTTTCACGGCCTCCAGCACGGCGGCGGAACCCTTGACATGGCACGCCGTCCCGCGGCAGACCTGGCAGTGGACCTTGCCGCGCGGCTGGAACCGGAACTGGTTGTAGAAGGTCGCGACGCCGTAGACCTTGCTCACCGGCAGGTGCAACCGGTGACCGATCTGCTCCATGGCGTCGCGCGAGAGATAGCCCATGCGATCCTGCACCGCCTGCAGGATCGGGATCAGATGCTCACGGCGAGCATCTGGGTAATGGTCGAGTACGGCCTGCAATTCGGCACTGCCAGCGTGCCGCTCGTTCACGGCATTCACGTCTGCGCCTCCAGTCAACGGTCCTCGGTCCGCGCGAAATACACGACCTTCTCGAGCAGGACCGCGATATCCACATCTTCCACGTACACCTCCGGCGGCACGCGCAGCCGCACCGGAGTGAAGTTCAACAGCCCCCGCGCGCCCGCCCGCGTCAGACGTTCGGCCACGCGCTGGGCGGCGTCGGCGGGCACGGCGAGGATCGCGGTCCGTAGACTTCCGGCGCGCAAGACCGCTTCGACGTCGTTGATGGAATGGCACGGGCAGCCGTTGATGATGCGGCCGACCTTGCCCAGGTCGACGTCAAACGCCGCCACGATCGGCAGCTCCGGGTGGGCACCGCTGAAGTAGTTGAGGATGGCCCGCCCGAGCGAACCCACGCCAACGAGCGCGATACCCTCCGGCGCAGGCGGGTCGAGCACCTGGCCGACCTTCTCGATCAGGCCGGCAACGTCATAGCCCCGGGCCGGGCTGCCGGTGTAGCCGATGGTCATGAGGTCGCGACGGACAACCGCGGGCGTCACGCCTTCCAGGTTGGCGAGTTCATGGGAGTAGATGCGCGCCTTGCCGTCGGCGAGCCACGCCTTCAGGCGGCGCCGGTAAGCGATGAGTCGCTCGACCACGCGTGCCGCGATCACAGGTCACCAACGCCCGCGTCGCCCGTAGCCGCGAGCCGAGACCTAGTCTTTATCGGCGTCAGGGCAATCATGATTCTTGTTCACAATCATCGTGATTTATATCACGCTGTTATAACATAAACGCTGTGAACTATATCACAACATAGCATTAACCGGTCGCAGAGTCAAGTGCCGACGACCTCGCTGGACCCAGCCAAGCGCTCGAATCTGGAAAGTACTCGTTGAAACCCTATTAATTACCAATTATTGCGTTATTATAGGACGTGACACTTATGCAGAAACCTCCCCTCCCGCCGCAGCAAATCGCACACGCCGGCCACCCGGACTACTTCGCCTCGCCATCCAACGGGGCCGCGTCGCCCTTCCCCAGCAGGTAGCGATCAAACCAGGCCAGATCCCACTCGAGCTTTCCCTTCCGGTGGTCCGCAATCGCCAGCCCGTGCCCGGCACCGGGGTACACCAGCAGGATCGTCGGCACCTGCGTGTATTCCTTCAGCCCACGATAGAGCGACCGCGAATGCGCTGCCGGCACGCGCGTGTCTTCTTCGCCGACATGGATGATCGTGGGCGTGGTGACCGCGCCGAGCTTGTACGCCGGCGAAGCCTTCATGTACGCCTCCGCGCGTTCCCACGGCAGGCCGCGCATGTAGTTAATCACGTGCCCGGGCGTGTCTTCCAGTCCCCATTGCATGAACTGGTCGACCACGCCTGCGCCGGTGCTCGCCGCCTTGAACCGCTGCGTGGCGGTGATCAGGCCATTCGTCACGAAACCGCCGTTGCTCCAGCCCATCACGCCGAGTTTGTCCGGGTCGGCGATGCCCTTGGCCACGAGCGCATCGACGCCGGAGAGAATATCCTGCAGCTCGATCTCGTTCTCATGCCCGATCAGTTGCATGAGGAACCTGTCGCCATACCCGACCGAGCCGCGGTAGTTCGGGCTGAGCAGCGCGTAACCCCGCGCTGCGAAGAGTGTGCGACCGTAAATCCAGTACCGCAAGTGGAACCAGGTTGCGTCCGTCGGACCGCCGTGCACCTCGATCACCGTTGGCAACGGCCCCTGCCCGGCCTTGTAGTCCGGCGGCAATTCCAGGATGCCCTCGACCTCCGCCCCGTCGGGCGCCTTCCACGTAAAGAGCGAGATCTGCGGCAGCTTCCAGGTATCGATTTGCGGGTTGACGTTCGTCAACCGCACGCCCGCGGCGTCCGGCTTGCTCGGATCGAGCCAGAACACATCCGGCGTATGTTCCGTGTCGCTCATCAGGTACGCGAGCTGCCTGCTGGCGGCCGCGAACGCGAAGCGATCGACCACCACGTCGCCGGGCGTCAACATGCGCAGGTCACCCTGTCCGCCGTCGCGCACGTTGGCGATGCATTCCACGCGCTTTCGCGCCCGCTGCTGGCCGATGAAGCACAGGTCGGACGTTCCCGGCAGCCAGTGCAGCGGCCCGGCGACATGAATCTCGTCCGGCCGCTTGAGCATGCGCACAGTCACCGTCGCGCCCTTCCACTCGGCCACGAGGATTTCGCCCGGATAGCCATCGAAGTCCACCGTCCAGGCCAGCGCCTGCCCATCGGAAGACCAGGCCAGGTTCTCGAGCCAGCCGTACGGCGAAGGGGCCTGCGCACGGTACAGCGTATCCGGCAGTGTCGTGATTTCACCCGTCTTCACGTCGAAGATGTCAACGCGCGACTGGCCCTCCTTGGTGATGAGCCGGTCGTCGGGCGTGGTGATCATGGCGATCCGGCTCTCGTCGGGTGCGACGTGGAATTCGGTAATGACGCGCAGCGGCGCCACGACCTTTTCCTCGCGCCAGTTTTCGAGATTGAGCTTCCAGATCTCCGTGTACTTCACAGCCCCGTCGCCGAACTTGATGTCGCTGTACTTCTTGCGCAGGGTCTTCCATTCCTGCTCGGCCTCCTCGCCATCCTTCGTGTAGTACAGCGACCGGCCGTCCTGCGCGAGCTGGTACGCGGTAATGCCGCCCTTGACGCGCGTGATCGCGAGCGGCTCGCCGGGGTGCGTGCCAGTGACCCAGACCTGGCGGCTGCCGTCGAGCGGCGGTTGCTTCGCGCCGCGGTTGCGCTTGGTCACGAAATACAGGTGCGCACCGTCGGGGGCCCACTGCGGCGAATCGTCGTTGCCGGGCTCGAAGGTCAAGCGCGTCGGCCGCTGCGTGGCGGTCTCGACGACCCACAGGTCGGTCGAACGCGGCGCAT is a genomic window containing:
- the nuoE gene encoding NADH-quinone oxidoreductase subunit NuoE, yielding MQAVLDHYPDARREHLIPILQAVQDRMGYLSRDAMEQIGHRLHLPVSKVYGVATFYNQFRFQPRGKVHCQVCRGTACHVKGSAAVLEAVKQNLKIEPGQTTRDGVHSLEVVACIGACGLAPVVTVNGDFHAGVTPDSVRKILKQYSKGDANHDK
- a CDS encoding redox-sensing transcriptional repressor Rex, yielding MIAARVVERLIAYRRRLKAWLADGKARIYSHELANLEGVTPAVVRRDLMTIGYTGSPARGYDVAGLIEKVGQVLDPPAPEGIALVGVGSLGRAILNYFSGAHPELPIVAAFDVDLGKVGRIINGCPCHSINDVEAVLRAGSLRTAILAVPADAAQRVAERLTRAGARGLLNFTPVRLRVPPEVYVEDVDIAVLLEKVVYFARTEDR
- a CDS encoding S9 family peptidase translates to MRRTWHSSLVLAILAFVTAAGQAQPPQRTHEITVDDYLTVHQLTDCAPSPDGKYVAYVELRWGEHDAPRSTDLWVVETATQRPTRLTFEPGNDDSPQWAPDGAHLYFVTKRNRGAKQPPLDGSRQVWVTGTHPGEPLAITRVKGGITAYQLAQDGRSLYYTKDGEEAEQEWKTLRKKYSDIKFGDGAVKYTEIWKLNLENWREEKVVAPLRVITEFHVAPDESRIAMITTPDDRLITKEGQSRVDIFDVKTGEITTLPDTLYRAQAPSPYGWLENLAWSSDGQALAWTVDFDGYPGEILVAEWKGATVTVRMLKRPDEIHVAGPLHWLPGTSDLCFIGQQRARKRVECIANVRDGGQGDLRMLTPGDVVVDRFAFAAASRQLAYLMSDTEHTPDVFWLDPSKPDAAGVRLTNVNPQIDTWKLPQISLFTWKAPDGAEVEGILELPPDYKAGQGPLPTVIEVHGGPTDATWFHLRYWIYGRTLFAARGYALLSPNYRGSVGYGDRFLMQLIGHENEIELQDILSGVDALVAKGIADPDKLGVMGWSNGGFVTNGLITATQRFKAASTGAGVVDQFMQWGLEDTPGHVINYMRGLPWERAEAYMKASPAYKLGAVTTPTIIHVGEEDTRVPAAHSRSLYRGLKEYTQVPTILLVYPGAGHGLAIADHRKGKLEWDLAWFDRYLLGKGDAAPLDGEAK
- a CDS encoding [FeFe] hydrogenase, group A — translated: MITLEVNNRPIQAEPGESLLTAMRRAGINVPTLCNLEHLTPTGACRLCVVEVEGQRNLVPSCAFPVAPGMKVQTHSPRAVRARKTIVELLLANHPDDCLYCVRNNNCQLQSLAAELGVRQRRYFGNHRQYHADMSSASIVRDPAKCILCGKCVRVCEEIQGVAAIDFLKRGSHAHVGTAFDQGLNVSSCINCGQCILACPTGALTEQSHIKEVLDALNHPDIHVVVQHAPAVSVTLAEEFGLKPGTDVCGKMTAALRRLGFERVFETSFSADLTVMEEASELAHRIRTGGRLPLLTSCSPGWIKYVEEFHPDFVGNLSSCKSPQQMLGALIKSFYAEREGLDPTRIFSVAVMPCTAKKFEAGRVELGRDGLPDIDAVLTTRELARIIRLRSLDIERLAPETADTPFGERSSAGKLFGATGGVMEAAVRTAHFMLTGAELPDLKLKAVRGLDGVKQATVRIGDLDVNVAVVSGLANAGRLLDQIRADRHNLHFVEVMTCPGGCIAGGGQPIGTNPAKVRARMEALYRIDRDAPVRTAHGNRSVQRLYEEFLGAPLGEKSHELLHTHYHVREVVR
- a CDS encoding 4Fe-4S binding protein codes for the protein MLCGRNGHNGHNGHGGRHDGTNPARAARLALLRRDRVERPTIYIGAGTCGLGAGAAKTLAAARTYVAEHQLDADIVEVGCIGMCSGEPLLDVQLPGRTRVGFTHVTADRVAKLLDEVLANRIPADEVLGQFRPPTPAADDTPPALQPWPDVPYLDEHPFFRPQTRWVLANCGQVDPQSIDEYLARGGYRAFAHVLHHMTRTELCDAVEQSGLRGRGGGGFPTGRKWRIALGTPGYQKYLICNADEGDPGAFMDRAVIEGDPHRLVEGIGIAAYAIGATKAYVYIRAEYPLAIQLLTRAIEQARAYGLIGENVLGSGSNLEIVLKQGAGAFVCGEETALINSVEGRRGMPRPRPPFPAVSGLFGKPTVINNVETLANLPTLITMGAAAFAAVGTPTSKGTKVFALSGKVQRTGLVEVAMGTTMRQIICDIGGGPPVGKAFKAAQIGGPSGGCIPEQHLDIQIDYESLKTVGAMMGSGGLVVMDEDNCMVDVAKFFMDFIQRESCGKCIPCREGTRHMLEILKSITRARRNETGYAALERFKGVMYLNRLAGVIQDTSLCGLGQSAPNPVLSTLRWFRDEYEAHIYERRCPAGVCAELLHYRIDPAKCKGCGVCIKHCPADAIKGAPKSPHYIVAEKCIGCGSCVQSCRLEAVVAE